The DNA segment caaaaacacatttttatcttACGTGAATGTAAaccgatgagaaagaaaacacacatgtacagtatttttggaTATGCATGCTTAAAGAGACAGCCTAATAAACGCActgcctgtcattaatgttaaaagaaaatcattcactgatattgactgaatataatttaataactttaattgattaatctaTATTCGACAACACCGCAACATTGGCTAaaaaatcacaacagcgtctctatttCCTCCTCAAACTGCGGAGAGCCAGAGAACTGCCCCTCATCATGTgtaccttctacagaggcaccatcaagAGCCTCCtttcgagctgcatcactgtttGGTATGGTGTCTGCAAAGCGCCCTGCCcgaagactctgcaacgcatagtgagagcagctgagaagatcattggtgtctctctcgcctccctccaggacatttacggaACACGTCCcactcgcaaagccctctgcatcacagatGATCCCACCCAcctgtcacacagcttcttcagcctgctgccatcacagggaggagactgcggagtctccaagccaggaccagcagactgaaggacagcttcatccatcaggctgtcaggaagctgaactcgctccTGAAGCTCCCcccccctcttctgccccaggcaccactgaactatgaaccccacGGCAGATCCCGAACCCCCATGTcctttcacccccccccccaaactaaCATAACCAAATATAACATAATGAAGAAGATATATAAACAGTTCTTTTAATGATTCTCAGTAGTAGAAAGGGCACATCgaaaaacatattcaaatcatTGTAACATCACATCAATAgcagacaaaacagaactgaacagacagggttTAAAATGGCAAGGAAAGTAAGAGGAATGGAAACAGGTGGGGagcaatcaattaacaaaacaaggaaCAGAACATGACCAAAAAAGGAGAACTCAAAAGGAACAGAAGTCCATAACTGTAACAGTTCACCCTCTCCCATAACAGTGTGTCCTTGCACCAACAGAGATAGACCAGCcaagggagggtgggggttcagGAGGCGGTCGTCGGGCAGGCAATGGAGAGGGAGCATAGACTTTAGTACCAGGGTGGAgtagatggagggaggagccaggagcaggaggagccagatggtgtTCCAGAGGCCAGCCAGGTAGATGATCCACGGTGGAGTCgatggcgggaggagccatggtggaatGAGAGCCGACCACACCAGGGGGCCAACTGATGGAGACTGCACCGATGGATGAGGAGCCCAGGATGGAGCCGAGCAGACAGAGAGCCAGGATGACACAGAGGGTCCAGAGGTCCAAGGCGGCGATCAAGGCACAGGTGACCGAAGCAGAGGCTGGGCTCCAGAAGACCGCTGCGGAGCCGCAGGGAGATTCAGGGCTGTGCAAAATCagcagagacacaggagattcatgGCTGGGCAGAACCAACGGACATataggagattcagggctgggtgaaACCAGTGGAGACataggagattcagggctgggtggaaccagtggagacacaggagattcaggactGGGtagaaccagtggagacacaggagattcagggctgggtggaaccagtggagacacaggagattcagggctgggcggaaaaAGCGGAGAAGcatgagattcagggctgggcagaaccagcggagacagaGGGGAATTGGTTAATGCCTTACCAAACCAGTCAATTAAATCTGTCTGGAAAACGCCTATAAATTCCTCAAAATATAATCCAGAAACCAGATGCAGGTCACCTTCAGTTGCTCACCCTCCAAGCCCTCAATCTTCACCAAAACTCCCTCGGGAGCGGACGATGTTGCCGTCTCATGCGCTTGGTCAGTCCATGATGAAGGCTCAGGTTCCATGGCGACGATCGGCTCAGTCGTGGCGGGATTAGGCTCTCCATCTGCAGTGGGCTCAGGCAGTAACTCCATGCAGCGGGAGTGGATCTGAACAGGGATCTGTTATTCACTAGCACTCCTCTCCTCTGTCTACCCAAATCCGCTCTGGGACCGTTCGCTGGTTTATACCGCTCGCTCAGGCCGTGATAATACAAAGTACAGAGCGTACCGTCTTGGAAGGgggtaaggcacgccagatcGAGAAAGTCCCTGGTGTGGTCCTCCAGCGAATGGCCCAAATGCTCCAGGCATAGGAGCTGGACAGCTGGTAAGGCTATtccaggagagaaaaaaaataaaataaataataatacacaataataatattacaaaaaaataatacagtgaaTACACATACATGGGTCACATTTGGGGTTGCTATTGATCAAATTATTAAGGCTAAGTATCAACATtaactgtccactgttatttttaacaaaaaagaatgCAATGAGCTCGTAATAATGACTTTATAAGTTGGGTTTAGGAAGTTTCCGATAacacgtgaagacagcagagaagcgtttgctcaacacagtggagtgacTTATTTTGTTAACGGTGTGGTTTATTCTTTTAAGTCGTATGGGACACGGTAACACAcatccctctcacaatatattagtttacaaatcTATCATTTTTGActctcagaaatattcacgcaatcatgcagcaAGTATTAGAAGATCTGCACTCCGGCGCATTCAGCAGTCAAACTCACTGATCTATGTATAACTGAACCGCGCTCTTGTCCACCTCTTCCAACCAAGCCAGTGACTGTTGtataataatgcaattaattgtgattaaagaAATAATCACTAATCTGTTATAATTAGTGTTGCCCAACAATAATTATAACTGCATTACTGagttcataaaatgcattataaggttAATTGCAAAGCATAATTAGTactttaaaactacttttataatgcattaaacataaaGGCTTTATGCAACCAGAGTGACGTGACATtctgccaagtatggtgacccatactcagaattcatgctctgcatttaacccatccgaagtgcacacacacacagacacactgaacacaaacccagagcagtgggcagccatttatgctgcagtgcccagggagcagttgggagttcggtgccttgctcaagggcacctaagtcgtggtattgaaggtggagagagaactgtacatgcactccccccacctacaattcctgccagcccaagactcgaactcacaacctttcgattgcaagtccgactctctaaccattaggccacgacttcctatttttatttttatttttatatatatataattattattatttattttaaagatgcaACCAGAGTGAGATTCCCTTTTCCCATGATAAAATACAGCATTTCTGAGTTTTACTTTAGGCAGCTTGGCATATAAAAGCTCAGATGCCTTTAAGGCCTTGAATCATTTGCATTCTGAATTATCCCAGCAACGGGCATTAGACCTTTAAGATAATTTGGCAGCACAGCTCAGATAAATTATCCTCAAGCATGACTGCAAATGCACTTGGGGATGTGTATTCTGGATCTGTTTCAACACGTGTTGCAGAACATTCCGTGGGATGTTGGGGCTTAGGCTGCCCTACCTCCTGACATGGTTTGCCCTCAATTTTTTTTCCAGGAAGATCACTGCTTGGCTATCTATACTCTCTGTTTCTGCATTGGTTCATGAACACTCTAAATATTATACTGTGACACCTCTAAATATTATACTgattatgaatttaatttaaacgtTAATTCAAGGGACAGTCTGTCACTTTTTCATTTCAACATCAGAAGTCTTAATGCAAATTTCAACAAATTGAAGGATTATATCACTACATTTACAAGTCGATTTAAAATAATAGCACTTTCTGAAACATGGATTAACGATGAAAAGGGTGTAGACTTTGAAATAGAAGGACACAAGCTGTACCATGTAAGTAGATCAGAAAAAGAGGAGGAGGTGTGGCGTTGTATGTTGATAGTCATTTGAAATGCAAACTTGTTGAAAAGATGTCTATTGCAATCCAGGGAATTTTTGAATGTGTAGCTGTTGAAATTGATATGGGAAAAAACAGGAATGTGATCGCTGCTTGCATTTACAGAGCTCAAGGATCCAAAATTGATGTTTTTCAGGACAAATTTGAACAATTACTTGTTACACAGAAtaaccataaaacatttttaataagtgGTGATTTCAATGTTGACTTTCTTAATCAATCTAAATGTAAGTTTATTTCAGATTTCTTAGAAGCATTGTATACAAGATCTCTTTTTTCTCTAATTACGCAGCCTAGCAGAATCACTAGCTCGTGTGCCACATTAATTGATAATATCGTCACAAATGATGTTCAAAAAATTGTTCAAAGTGGATTATTGATAAATGATCATTTGCCTGTTTTTACCATATATGACATGCAACCTGAGATATACAAGAGTTCACATCATCCATTATATTTTAGAGTGAGAACCGAGAAAACAATAAATGATTTTAGGAGTGTGCTTTCACAGCAGAACTGGTCAGGTGTCTATGTGAATGATGTGAATGCAGCATATGAAACCTTCTTAAACACATATATATCTAGCTATGATAAATGCTGCCCACTAAAGCTGTCAAAGAAAACCCCTAAAAGTAATAAACCTTGGATCTAATTGTGAGGCCAAATACAaagcatacaaaaataaattgacGACAATTTTAAGAGAAACTAAAAGGGACTATTATAATAAACGATCGAAAGATAATAAaggaaatatgaaaataacatggaatatattaaataatataataaaaccaaattcaCAACATATTAAGTTACCTGAATATTTTGTGTGCAATGAAACTGTTATGAACTATAGCATAGATGACGCGAATGAATTTaactcattttttattaatattgggGAAAATATTGCCAGATCAATTGATATATCTAACCAAAGTCAAAATGTAACTTGTAGAATGGAAAGTAGAATAATGCAGTCCATGTTCCTGGGTGAGGTTCAGGAAAATGAAATTTCATCTATTGTtagtaaatgtgaaaataaaacttCTACTGATAGTGATGGACTTGACATGGCCATTGTAAAAAGGACCATTGACTGTATTATTAATccactgacttttatttttaatttgtctatACATTCGGGTGTCTTTCCTGAGAAGATGAAGGTCGCTAAAGTCGTTCCACTTTTCAAAAAAGGAGATGTACATAATTTTAACAACTACAGACCAGTGTCATTGCTCTCTCAGTTTTCAAAAATCCTTGAAAAGTGGTTTGctcaaaaactaattattttttttagaaaaacataaattaattactGAAAAACAATATGGCTTTAGAGCAAAACGATCAACAGCTTTGGCATTAATTGAACTCatagaaaaaataacatttgcaacTGAGAAAAAGCAACATACAGTGGGGGTCTTCATCGACTTAAGTAAAGCATTCAACACTATAAATCACAGTTTgctattgtcaaaatcatacaacTATGGCATTAGGGGTCCAGCTTATCAATGGCTCAAAAGTTATCTTAATAATCGACAGCAGTTTGTTCAAATTAATGGTCAAAGATCTGATTTAAAAGATATAATATGTGGAGTTCCACAAGGATCCGTTTTAGGCCCATTACTATTTCTTTTGTTTATTAATGACCTCTGCGAAGtttctaaagtgttacattttttgATGTTTGCCGATGATACCaactttttttattctggaaaTAATTTGTCAGAaattacagaaaatataaattcagaaatgggaaaagttaagaagtggtttgacaaaaataaattatgtttaaattggGAGAAAACTAAATACATGATTTTTGGTAATtgtaaaaagaatgaaaatgtaagAATAGCAATTGAAGGAAATGAAATAGAAAGAGTTAATGAGATAAAATTCTTAGGTGTTATTTTGAATGATAAATTGAATTGGAAAGATCACATAGTTTATATTAAGAGTAAAGTTTGTAAAAGTATTGGGGTCTTGTATCAGGTTAAAGATGTTCTAGACAGTTTTTCATTGCATATGTTGTACAATTCCCTAATACTCCCATATTTTGGATACTGCACAGAAGTCTGGGGTAATACATACTCTAGTAACACAAGATCTCtgtttttgttacaaaaaaaagctttaagGATTATCAACAAGACAGGCTACAGAGAACACACAAATAGTTTATTTGTAAATTCTGGACTTCTAAAATTCAAAGATTTGGTTGACTTGAAGATTTTGATTTTTATGTGGAAAGCTAAGCAGAGAGTTTTGCCtatgtttttacaaaatttattt comes from the Carassius auratus strain Wakin chromosome 4, ASM336829v1, whole genome shotgun sequence genome and includes:
- the LOC113061357 gene encoding uncharacterized protein LOC113061357 isoform X5; amino-acid sequence: MHMLFTLIFITAANMHSIARASGVCGKPELADNTKPVLSYIGKTIGETIRIECAKGYVRKAGTSSLFRCTQQQNSNACWHSDLPLKCIPDPRNPPVATTEPTSPHPQVTSLTTERTTTLPAVQLLCLEHLGHSLEDHTRDFLDLACLTPFQDGTLCTLYYHGLSERYKPANGPRADLGRQRRGVLVNNRSLFRSTPAAWSYCLSPLQMESLIPPRLSRSSPWNLSLHHGLTKRMRRQHRPLPREFW
- the LOC113061357 gene encoding uncharacterized protein LOC113061357 isoform X6, which gives rise to MHMLFTLIFITAANMHSIARASGVCGKPELADNTKPVLSYIGKTIGETIRIECAKGYVRKAGTSSLFRCTQQQNSNACWHSDLPLKCIPDPRNPPVATKPTSPHPQVTSLTTERTTTLPAVQLLCLEHLGHSLEDHTRDFLDLACLTPFQDGTLCTLYYHGLSERYKPANGPRADLGRQRRGVLVNNRSLFRSTPAAWSYCLSPLQMESLIPPRLSRSSPWNLSLHHGLTKRMRRQHRPLPREFW